One genomic segment of Chitinispirillales bacterium includes these proteins:
- a CDS encoding DUF2892 domain-containing protein gives MKIEKNEGKSDRIIRVFIVVILYITAIFFVQGTAKIFCLFFATAMAITTIFGWCPLYILFGFNTCGQVKEDTE, from the coding sequence GTGAAAATTGAAAAAAACGAGGGGAAATCAGACCGGATTATACGCGTATTTATAGTTGTAATTCTATATATAACGGCGATATTCTTTGTTCAAGGAACTGCAAAAATTTTCTGTCTGTTTTTTGCGACGGCGATGGCGATTACGACAATCTTCGGCTGGTGTCCGCTTTACATTCTGTTCGGATTCAATACTTGCGGACAGGTAAAAGAAGATACGGAGTGA